Proteins from a genomic interval of Corythoichthys intestinalis isolate RoL2023-P3 chromosome 3, ASM3026506v1, whole genome shotgun sequence:
- the lgi3 gene encoding leucine-rich repeat LGI family member 3 isoform X2 has protein sequence MTTTIASPWLLNSNTFSIISNDAFAGLSHLQYLFIENNDVQMLSKYTFRGLKSLTHLSLSNNNLQELPRDLFKHLDILTDLDLRGNSFRCDCKIKWLVDWIDKTNTSVPHIYCASPFELQGRRIHDLASRDFNCISADFVVYETFPFHSMSVESYEFSRDQFIAFAQPESGFCTLYVWDHVEMAFRTFYNITSRSALYCKPVVINNTLYMIAAQLFGGSHIYKWEEDPLRFVKIQDIDTSRVRKPNYVETFQLDGEWYFVVADSSKAGSTSIYRWNSNGFYSHQSLHPWHRDTHVEFLDVGGKPQLILSSATQPPVVYQWNRSLKQFDFFTQITEQADVQMVKHFWVRKALYLCLTRFIGDSKILRWEGQRFIEIQTLPSRGSMVVYPFTVGLRQYLILGSDFSFSRIYLWDDLTQRFQPFQELNMRAPRAFSLVSVDNKDILLAASFKGNSLAYQHLLVDLSAK, from the exons gttcattgaaaataatgacgTCCAAATGCTCTCAAAATATACCTTCCGAGGACTCAAATCTCTGACTCATCT ATCTCTCTCAAACAACAACCTGCAAGAACTGCCAAGAGATCTATTTAAACATCTGGACATTCTCACAGATTT GGATCTGCGGGGAAACTCCTTCCGCTGTGACTGTAAGATCAAGTGGCTGGTTGACTGGATAGATAAGACCAATACTTCAGTTCCTCACATATACTGTGCAAGCCCCTTTGAATTGCAGGGACGCAGAATTCATGACCTTGCCTCGAGAGACTTCAACTGCATCAGTGCAG ATTTTGTCGTTTATGAAACGTTTCCTTTCCACTCTATGTCTGTGGAATCTTATGAGTTCAGCAGAGATCAATTCATTGCCTTTGCACAACCAGAATCGGGTTTCTGCACTCTTTACGTGTGGGATCACGTAGAAATGGCCTTTAGGACATTTTATAATATTACCT CCCGTTCCGCGCTGTACTGCAAaccagtggtgataaacaacacGCTTTACATGATTGCGGCCCAACTTTTTGGAGGTTCTCACATCTACAA GTGGGAAGAGGACCCTCTTCGTTTTGTGAAGATCCaagacatcgacacaagtcgggTTAGGAAGCCCAACTACGTCGAGACCTTCCAGCTAGACGGCGAATGGTATTTTGTTGTAGCAGACAGTTCCAAGGCTGGTTCAACAAGCATTTATCGATGGAACAGCAACGGTTTTTACTCCCACCAGTCCCTCCACCCTTGGCATCGCGACACCCATGTGGAGTTTCTCGATGTTGGAGGGAAGCCTCAGCTCATACTGTCCAGCGCCACTCAACCACCAGTGGTCTACCAGTGGAACCGAAGTCTGAAACAGTTTGATTTCTTCACCCAAATCACAGAGCAAGCTGATGTGCAGATGGTTAAGCACTTTTGGGTTAGAAAGGCCCTTTACCTTTGCCTCACACGTTTCATAGGCGACTCTAAGATTCTTCGTTGGGAAGGCCAACGGTTCATCGAGATACAGACTCTTCCTTCTCGTGGTTCAATGGTTGTCTATCCGTTCACAGTGGGCCTTCGCCAGTATCTTATCCTCGGGAGTGATTTCTCTTTTTCCAGAATCTACTTGTGGGATGATCTCACTCAGCGCTTTCAGCCCTTCCAAGAACTCAACATGAGAGCCCCAAGGGCCTTCAGTTTAGTGTCGGTGGACAATAAGGACATTTTGCTGGCTGCCAGCTTCAAGGGCAATTCCCTGGCGTACCAGCACCTGCTGGTCGACCTCAGTGCTAAGTAG